In Lolium perenne isolate Kyuss_39 chromosome 5, Kyuss_2.0, whole genome shotgun sequence, the sequence CCGATTAGTTCACACTGGGTATTTGAGCCCATAGAAAATAGCAAGCTTAACGACCATGGAGCTAGTCCAACCATATAGCTACTAGATGGAAATATGTGCAACATAAGGAGATCCTGTTGGCACTAATCAAGGAGAAATTTATGTGTAGCTAGTTCCCAGGTCTGTGTAGATACCTACCTAGCTAAAGAGTAAGGGCGTGTTTGGTAGACTGGGGGAGCTCAGATTTTCCCTCCCCATCCCACCTTTTGCTGAGAGAAGTTGTTTGTTAGGTCGGCTCGGATCAACTCCCCACTGCCCAGCTCATACGAAAAACGGACGAGAGCCCTGCCCGAGAgcgaagctcaaatcgagcttcgcTACTCATCCGGGATGAACTCGTCCCGCAAAACACTGTTCGCCCGTCCCGCGAGGCCCCCAGACCCCCACCCGACGGCCTCATTTCCCCCCTCCACCTTCTCTCGTGTCTCCTCCTCAACGCCAGGCACAGCCTCCTCTACTGGCCGGCGCAAGCACGCCCTCCCGCGCCGCCAGCCACGccctcccgcgccgcctccagGGACTCGCGCCGCCGCCAGGGGCCTCGTCGCCAACCACGCCCtggagcgccgccgccgtccctgGACGCCGCCCGAGCCTGTACGCCCCCCGCCGCCGCTGGAACACCACGCGCGTGCTGCAGCTCTTCCGGCCAGCGCCGGACGACGGGCTTCTCCGAGCGGCCagggacgacggcgacgacgcgcAGGAGCACGGCCagggacgacggcgacgacgcgcAGGAGCACGGCCagggacgacggcgacgacgtgcTACTGGCGGACGTGAGCGGCGCCGACGAacagggacccgattgctttttgtttttctatggaaggacccgattgctttttcctTTTCTGTCCCAGGACCTCTTTGTAAAAAAAACGTGGGAGAAAATCTCAGTCTAGATTGTTTCACCAAACAACATCTCAgtccaacttgtttcaccacaacCGGGCTAACAAACAAGGGACAAAATCTGAGCTGAGCTTGTATAAGGGCAACATGTATGAGTGGAGATAGTGATTCTCTGTTGCCCcggtctaccaaacacaccctaagtgtATTTCTAGCTCTTGTATTAAGTCAATCATTTTAAATTTTGACTAATTTTATTGGGAAATGTAGCGGGCATTTATTGCACTTTTTATTGGTATCACTAGATCGGTTTTGAAATATAGTTTTGTAATATTCCAATTTGACATCATATATGTTCCTACTATTTTCTATAAAGATGATCAAATCACTCAAGAAATTTTTTAAAAGCACACTTATTCTATAATGGAGGGAGTATATGCAAAGGTGGAAGACAAAATAAAATGGAACATCAAATGCTGGCATAGCTAGCTCCCAAGTCCATGACCTCAATTCAAACAAGTCTAGCTTGATGCCATTAAGTAAGTTACCTGCAAAACGGTGCTCTGTCGCTGTAACTTCCTTCAGTCCACATGCATGTTCCAGGCCCTAAAGAATGACCTACTGCAacaacaacatctggtgctttccTGCTTCTCAGCTTCGGCACACTCCTTGGAATATAGATGTAGATGATCATCTAGCATGTTCTGGTTGCTCTTCTCCATCATTCATGACCTCCCGTTCATATATAGGAAAAATGCATGAGCAACCATACATGAGCTGCAACGTGTGAAGAAATCAGCACCATTATAAAGATACTAAAAATGTACGTTACACTTAATTGTTACCATATACAAAATTAACAACTTGATATTAATAAAGCTGGCCCATTTGCTGCCCATTATACTAGAGGCAGTGTCATCATCACCACACCATAAACGCAATGCTAAACAACATACTAATGGAAATCACATGTTATTTTAAGTATCAGAGTTCCACTTTCATCCACATGGAACTATTCTAAGCATAACATGTTATTCGCCTACAAACAGAATATTAGTGGTGCCATATTGAACACAAATGTTGTGATTGCATTTcaccatatatatccacaagcacaAGGGGTAGGCACAAACAGATCAAGCCACCTACAGGCCGTCAATCATGTAAAACAATCATGTCTGGACAAGAGATGAGATCAGGTTCTTTTCACTAGCAAAAAAAAGCCTAACAGCTTAGTAGTCATCATCACCACAAGCACAGGGGTCCTCGATGGACAGAGCAGATAATAGCATGTAGCCCATAGAGGAGATGAAAACCAGAGCTCACCATAATGATAATATTGAGGCCAAGATATCAGCGGTCTCTTGCAGCGCGCCGGCATCGCACCCGAAGTCATGTGGTCGTCCACCCACTAGGGATGAACTCCAGGACAGCCGCCCCGTCGTAACGATCTATCTGCAAATTTTACAAAATCAGTGACTCCTTGGAAAAAGGAATTGCTACAAGATCTATATGCGTGACATGTCTAAGCTCTGGAGTGCAATAGCCAACACAAAGTTTAACTAGTTAACACATAAAAGTGCTGCCAAGAGAACCCTGAAGAAACCATCATAAGCTTGTAATTCAATCAGTACCACTTATTAATCATTCTCTCGTAGTCTCAGTTCCAATTAATAAAAGCCCAAGCAAATCAAATTTGCATCAGCACAGAACAAACAAGTGGAGAACAAATCATCATCTCTACTTTTCTACACCATATagtaaaataaataaagcaaTCGACTCGAGCTACCAAAGAGGTACCCTTTGGAAGTCGATGCCTTGGTGGGCCTTTGGGAGCAAGCAGCTTGACACTCCCTGCATAGAGAAAACACGGGTGGGACTAAGAACAGATATTTAACAGTTTAGAACCGACTTTGTCATATAGGAGCATAGCTGGTTCTTAACATGAAAAAGCCTCAATAATCATAAATGGTCTGCATTGCATTTCCTTTTCTCAAACATAGAGAGAACTAGCTCTAAAATTCATGAGATGAAAAAGCATTGACTATCAGAAATGGTCTTCGCTGCATTTCCTTTTCACAAAGTTACATAGAACTAGCTCTTTAATTAATGATACCATTAGTACGCCCAATAAGTGAACATATATCCCAGGCCCAAATAAAAGCAATGATTATTAGGCACATACAGGAAACAGATTCCGTGAAGCAAGAATACCTACTAGCATGCATGATTAATAAGGAATATGATAAAATGTAGGACTATTTTGTTATTATTCGTGCTATCAAAGCAATCAGGCCACAGCAAGCAAGCGAACAATATTTCATCAACATTACTACAAAACGTCAATCTATAATGTCAAAAAGAAAAAAGGCCTTTAACAGCAAGAAAAATCAATGAATTAAATTGAGTACTAGTATCCCTCCTGGACAAGACAAGAGATCGAAACCTACTAGTTCTCATCACCATAAACATACAGGGGCTCGATAGCCGCAGCAGATCGAGCACGTAGAGGAGATCAATGGGTACCAAAGCTTACCAGGGGGTCATCGTAGCCGAGGACAAGGCAACACCTAGCAGTTGCTTGCAGCGTGCCGCCGTGAAAACAGAGGCCTGATCCTCATAATGCCTAGTTTAAACCAAAGCAGCAAGTTCAGGCTAAAGTAAATGCTTTATTCCCCATAAATAGAATATAAATCCTTAATTCACACAGGATTAGAAGGGGATTCGGTTTTGTTCGACTACAACATTAACTAGAAAATAGCCACTCAAAGGCTAAATTTAAGGGCGACAATATATCAATCTCTCACAGTTTTACAAATCATTATCTATGGCAGCAGGAGGAAAAATAAAAGCTACAGCAAtgagctagttttggttcacttCGGACAATAGATCAAACCGTTATGCATACAAAACTACCATTATAAGCTGGTGCTTAACTGCAATTTAAATGGGATATAACAAATAATAGAGCTATGTACTGTGCTTATGGAAACACTGTGCTTATGGAAACTCATACTGAACTGTACACATAACATAGCAATCTTCGGCACATAGAGGAGAAAGAAGAGGAGATCAAGGACTGACATAAAACACGAAGGAGTAGAAGAAGCTCTCCGCTGCCACCAGTGTGACGTGGTCAACTCGCCACCATCGCATGGCAGCGAGGGCAGAGGTGAAGGACGACTGTAACATATCAAGAAAGTGCTACCTTAGGACATGCGTATACACCGTACAAGTCAGAAGCTGGGGGTTGGTTAAATTGAACATAACAGTATGTATCAGCAAAATGATGCTACCTCAGTGCTGAAATCTTTTTCGTCCATCCACGGGGAGACGAGCAGCGGGACAGCAGCCCCGTCAAGACGAGCCATCAGCGGCAAGACTCGTCAAGTCACTACAGACAAGTTAAACACAAGGTCATGTCACTGTAAAAGAAAGTATAATAGGAGAAAGATTGTAGCCTACAACAGCTAGCTCTACACACAACCATAAAGAAGAAAAATACAGGGATACAATATAGTTCATTCCTAAGAAGTGCTATCTTCCTATATTAACATAAAACAACTCTAATTAAACTTTCTCTATGTATGGCAACTTCTTTAGATGTAAACAGTTGAAATATTTCGAAGTATATGAGTAGAATTACATAGCGTACAACAGCTCTACACGCAACCTGAAAGCAGCAAATACACACTCAGTGGCGAAGCTCTCGGTAGGGCGAGGCCAGGCGCCCGCCCTACCTTGGCTCGCGACAGAAAGACTATATATACGTATACGCTAAGCTCATGTCATTTGCTTGGGGAAGGAAGAAATTAGGAAAAGCCTATTGCTTTGGCTGTTGGGCATTTCTCGCTAGGCAGGGCCGCGCCTCCCTGACTTCCTTTCACTAGAATCGCTCGATCGTTTACTCATATTTGATCGAGCGAGAGACCGAGCGAGGGCACGGCCGCACGGTACGCCGGGGACGGATCACGAACTTCTGGTGGCGGCATAACTTCCAGGTCGAAGGGAGCTAGGGCCGGGTCGTGCAGGAACATCGGCGGGACACGGAGCTCAGGCACTCACCAGCGGGTGGCTTGGCCTAGGAAACACCACAACGGTGCAGCGAGGCGGCTGAACAACGGGAGATCTCAGTGACTTCAATCAGTTGGAGTATATGTTAAATAACGGTAGGAACAACACTGAGCAAAAGGTACagttttttaagaattatttttgCATATGGATAAGATAATTGTTCTTACTGATTATGCTTAGAATCATACACAGATTTAATGGTgtagataaatttgaatcttttcaTCAAATTACTCAAGCTTTTGATTTCGTCCAACCTCGATTTTTTTCGTCCTTCACCACTACATACTGGTACAAAACATTTGTGTCCTAGTAAGTGCAATACCTTCATTCTTTAACGGAAAATAACTCCATTTCCTCTAGACATGATACTAAAGATGTAACCAGGGGAAATTTGAACCATGCAGTACTACCCTTAAAATAATTACATACGTATTCACAACTTGATGTGCCCATCATATATATTCAAAACTTGATCATCTACATGATATATATTCAGCAAGAAAATCAGCAAAGAGATGAATATTGTAGACGACCAGTTGACAAGAAATTCAGCAGGTGGCATCAAGTTATGACCTAGAAAAAAGAAAACAGGGTGCACCAAGATGAGGACATGTGTGTGGCGTTCTTGCATCAATTCTAGCAAATCGCGAACATGACCAAAGGTCTACACGCCACACAACATTGAGAGCATTCTCCGGTATATCACCAGAACATCAACTAAACTCGGGAACGCCGAATTTTTTAATTCTTCCAATGAACACGCACGTGAGAGGAGGTGAGCAGTTAATCAACTTGAGCCATCACACACCTGGATGGGTCAGATGGATTTACTCAATTACAAAGCTATCGCATTAGGAGAGATGGATTAAAAAGAAAGCTAGATATGTACGTTTCATTGGAGGCCAAGGAAAATTGAGCTGATATCTTCAAAGCGCCAAGGAATCAAAACCTATCCCCAAAAAAATACGCAAGGAATCTAACCAAAGCAGACCTCGTGGTCTCCGGCCTCTACGCTCATCCGGCTGACGGCGCGGCTACACACACCTCGACTAACAGAGTGCTTCAAAGATCATGGAAACATGAAGTCCAGAAGGAGAAGTAGGCAGCAGATTGGAGCAGTACATACAGGGGACAAAAGAGAAGCTCACCAGAGAGGCTCCTCGTACCAAGGGCCAAGACATCACCCACTGGTTAGTGAGCAGCAGGGCCATCCAAGTATCCAACACGCGAGATGCAGCAGGACTTGCCCGGCAGATTGTGGACGAAAGCCCTAACTTCCTGTGTGGTTCCAAATATGCCAATTTGAGAATTGAGACTATATCGTTTCAGTGGGAAATAGTGGATAGCGAGCATGGAACGGATTCGAGCGCGAGCAGAGGGGAAAAAATCAACCTTGATGTCGACAAGGCCCTActgaacggcggcggcggcgacggtggtCGGGGGCAAGCTCCCGTAGGTCGCGGATACGCCCGACCCGTCCTTGAGGTGCCGCACGCACGCACGACCTCGTCGACGCCATCCCTGCCCTCTGGCGATCCCGCGAGGACGCCGTCCAAGCAGCGCACGGCCGGGTGCCGGTGCTCGCATGCAGCGGAGACCTTGGAAGCGGCCCTTAATTGGCGCGCTTGATGCCTTGGAGGAGCAGCGGCGCCCCGCGTGCAGTCAATCGACGGCAAGGCCCAGCCGGAGGCGAGCCATACCGCGTGAGGCATCGTCCTGGGGTTAGCGAAAAATTGGCGATTTGGAGGCGCTGggatgcggcggcggcgaggtATGAGCCGGGAGTGAGGATCCGGAGCTGCGATGCGGGGGTGGCCGGCAAGGGCCAgaaccggcgagcggcggcgcaaCTGGTTTCGAGAAGAAAGTGGGCAGATAGAGATTGGTGTTTTGGTGTCGTTTGGTTGGTTTGCCGTTTGCGTGGACGGACTGTTCACATTGAGTCAAGCGTGGTCATGTGCCAGCTCTGATTTCATTTGCTGGACATGATAGTGTAGGTAGAGTTATTTTACTTCCTCTCGGGACACTGCGATGGCCGATGGCATTACTTCCTCTTGGGATAGTGCGCGGCGTGCTTCACATTTATTTCCTCTTGAGATGGGACGGTCCAGAGTTATTTTACTCCGCCACATTTTCGTTTCAAATTCCCTCACTCGGTTTGATATTTTTCTTTTAAAACCATCGACCCTGAAAATTTCACGAGCGAAAGATGGATTGATGGGTGCATTGTGTTTTGGCTAAAATGGGTGGTTGGCATGTTGACGGTTCTTTGTGCCGGGTTGATCCGAGAGATATGATTTCATCGGTTGAAGACGAGACAGGTTGGATCAAGGACACATATTCTTTGGAAGGATAAATGGACCTACTCCTACTTTATGAAATTGATGTTAATCGAAAGCCCTGGTACGACGCAAACGTCTAGCAGGCATGCTTCCCTTCCCGACACGTCACACACGTACGGCCCATTGGTGAGCTTGCCAAGGGAGTACTGCCTACTGTGAAGACTTGTTATCGACCATGCTTGTGCCGCCACCGCCGTTCGTGTCTTCACTGAGTGATCCCACAATCTCGTGTTCATAGACAAAGAACTCCTCGTACTGGCGGATATCTTGGTGTCCACATGAGCCACCTTCGCCTTCGGCGGCAAGCTACATGCGCCTATGAGCAGTTATTAGTCTGGCCTAGTGGCAATCGTAGGGGCGACTAGTGATCTAGTTGCAGTCATAGATGATAGGCTTGACCTGATCTCGCTTGAAGCCATGGACGAAATGTTTGGGAGAGCCTACACCAATCCAGAGGATTCACCTTCATTTAAGGCAAAAGAAAAGACACTTAGGGTTGTGATGGGGGCACGTCGACGCTAGAGTAAATCAACTATCGTTTGGGAGGGGGCGCCAAGACAGTGACAAACCGATGATGCCCTAGTTGGGAATGGAGTGACGCCACGGTAGTGCGGCCACATGTGGCGGAAATATAACCGATGGGCTAGCTAGGACCAGAAGACGATGGTGATGGTGTGAGCGAGACTAGTGAGTCCAGGACAGTTGAGCACTACTTGTGTGACGATTGTGGTTGTAGGCGTTGATTTTTTTCTTCATGGAATGTCGTCCTTATAGATTAGAGGTTGGAATCGTCCGGGGCGCCTAGTGGTCTAGCTGCAATCATAGATGACTGGCTCGATATGATCTCGCTTGAAGCCGGGGACGACATGTTTGGGAGAGCCTACACCAATCCAGATGCTTCACCTTCAATGAAGGCAAAGAAAAGAAACTTAGGGTTGTGATGGGGGCACATCGGCGCTAGAGTAAATCCACACTACTGTTTGGGTCTACATGGGTCGCCAAGACAGTGGCAGGCCGGTGGTGCCTTAGATGGGAATGGAGGGGCGCCACGGTAATGTGGCCACATGTGGCGGAAATATAACCGCGGTGATGGTGAGGGCAAGACTAGTCAGTCTAGGACGGTTGAGCGCTACTTGCGTGACCATAGTGGTTGTAGGCGTTGATTTTTTTCTTCATGAAATCCTCCGCGGTCGACCGCTAATAGCTATATCCCTGATAATTTGTTCATGAAAATTATTTTGTGTAATTATTTGTTATGCATGTGATATACTGTATTACATACTAAGTATGAGATATTCGGTATTATATGTTTGCGAAAAATACTCACAAAATAATTAGTTGGTTTTATATATATAGTATGCATATTCAACTTGGTAAACTCTAAAATGACATGCACTTCAAACTATGCTAATCTTAGTCGTTTACTTCCCGTAATGCTTCGGACCGCTGCTAGCTTACGTGAGTCTTGATGCGTCGCTAGGTGTGTATGCTCGTGACACGCTAGCTACCACTGATCACTGCATGGCTCCAGCATGGCAGGGATCAGCTACCACAGATAGCGCACGTAGAAGCAAGAAGTAACTCATCACACACACGCGCGCGCAGAAGTGGGCGACCTAACACGAACGCCGGCCAGAGTCAGCTGATCCAGAAGGCCATGCAGCCACAAACGCCGGTAGGACGTCTTGGAACATCGGCTCCGTACGTGGTCTCAGCGCCACATAATCCATGCAGGGGTAATTACCAACTCCATGCACCCATGCCTCATGCCCCTCATCTGAACGGATATCTGAGTACGAGGTGATATCTTTTGTTATCAAATAtatactacctccgattcaaggaataagacgttctcgttttacgtgcttttcgtttgactaagtattacttcaaatatataaagattgtttgtataaaattaacattattagaaagtgcttttcaatacgaatccaacgataccaattacatataatataaccaagattttgttgctcaatttttgtgttcaaagttcgtcttggaatacgcgtgcgccttattccttgggacggaggtagtagtatcaTATTGTAGAATCATGTCTCTGATCATGAGAGTACGGTGTTTATTTTGTCTTCATATAATGAAATCAATTATACTTGTGGTTCACCGATTTAGccaaatcccccccccccccccccccctcatcaAGTAATACAACACTAGTAATTCAGTCCATCCTGACCCCAGCATGAGAAGGTAGCCTTCGTCCCTATTTACCGCGTGACACAATCGAATAAGATGAACCTTATCAATAGGCACGATACCATTGTATATTTAGCACCGCCCATAACAATACGGATTTAGGTTATGATTGGACCCTCGTCATCGGTGTGTCCCATATGTGCCTAAGATATGTGGGGTAGGTGCGCCACCCGACCGTGTCGTGGCGGTCGCCGACCAAGGGTTTCCAAGGTCCTGACACCACATCCAACTATGGCGAGCAAGAGGTCGCCAGTCGTGTGTCACCAtcgccatttcacctttgtctcCACCATCGGAACAATTTTTCCGATGGAAGATTCTGAATTTTAAGGGCAAAACTCCCACTTCGAGGCCACCCGGAGAACTTATGAACTTGGCCTCTCTTTATTTGGGTTGTTAAGGTTCGTATGACATGTAACACAAACCAGAATCAATTGATTGAGACGTCCTTGCACACACATGCGGCTACGAACTTCGATATATAGGACGTCTTGGAACATCAGCGTTCAGGGCTCGGCGCTAGAGAATCCATGCAAAGATTATTAACTTATATGCAAAACTCCTACTTCGAGGCTACCGACCAGGTTTGAGGGATCGGAATCCCCTTCCTTTGATGGTGTCCTAATATGTGTAGGGAATGGTTGTCTAGTCTAGAGTGAAAAGCAAATGCAAAACCCTGCAAGTGGAATTTGAGACAGAAGCTGGACTATCCGTCGGCTGGAAGATTTGCGCATCAGAGTTTTGCACTATATATGTGTGGTACAGTATATTTTTGCAGCATAATCATATAGTTTTGCGCTAAATATATTTGGCTATGGGAAGCGATTGAGCGTGTAAACTAAGTAACTTGTGCCTGTAGACACGTAGACATGTACGTACCTTTATTCTTTGAGCGGCATAAACACATGTACTACTATGTATATACGTGGTTAGCTAGCTAGTAGAGCATTCCGTCTGTTTTAGATAAGTGTTACAGGTTTATCGGGATTTGAATGCATCGAGATGTATTTTAGTGGCAGATacataaaaatatagaaaaagaATTGTGACACTTATTGTAAAACCGAGAGAGTAGTACTCCCTCCGCCCATAAAGGGGGTGTGAAAGGTTTGTGAAAATTTGGATGTACCCATACATTAAATAATGTACCCATACATTAAATAGTGTGTAGGTGCATGTAAATTTAGACAATTTTgcgatgttttttttttcttagaaAGCAAGGAGGTAGGTGACTTGGATGGTATTTCTTTGAAGGCCAGCGCAGGCGCAGACCATGCGCGTTCGAGGAAAACAAAGAGCGAACCCTAAAATCAATTGGTACAAGGAAAGCTCTTCCCTTCAACCGTCCGGCGGCAGCCAAACTCGCTAGAATCGAGACCGAGATAGTCAGATATGGGTGGGGTAGGCCCCACCACGGCCGGCACTAGAGGGCGACCACCACGGAAGCCTGTATTGCCCACGCCTGAGCGGCGACCAAGGTGTAGAAGCGTGAGGCCCTAAAGTGTTGGCCCGGAACGAGCTCGCTCCGGCCCAGATCGAGCCTGCATGGGCCATCCGCCGCCGCATAGCACAAGGTCCCGAAGCTCGCCCCGCAGCCACTAGCCCTCACACGGCcgccctaaccatccaaccacaggttggttctccgTACGTATTGTACTGTATTGGCTAGCACGCACGCGTAAGGAAAAGAGTAgtatttcgcgacggaaggaaatTAAATACAATACGAGTAGCGAGGAGTACGTCTGGGCGAACCAAGCAATTGGCTGGCTGGCTGCCTAATTAAATTCGGTGGATTCCACTTGATTGTGGGTTAATTTTGCTTTGTTTTTAGGGCGAAGGAATCGATGACGCGCGCGGGGCAAAGACGCGCACGCGCTGCTGAACAATGAATTGAATGAAGGGAATTAATTCATGGCGTGGAGTGGTGTGACGTGCATGCTGCTCTCAGCTCCGCTAGCTGTTGCCAGCTGTAGGTACGCGCGGTGGAGGGAGGAAAAAGGCAGTTTAATTGCGCGGGCGAGGTGCATGTGTGGATTCGATTCGGCAGCACGGCGCGTGCTTCGCGCGGATTTACCGGCCATGCGCCCGTGCACTACGCTGTGGCGTCCTTTATTATTTCTCAGAGGCGGCGCACGGTATCCCAGCTGAATATTCCCCGGCGCAGCAGCGCGGCTGCTCCGACCTCAACACCACCGCCTTCCTCTACCGCGTCATCCGCGCCGAGGACCCTGACCTCGTCGTCTTCACAGGTCCGACACCCCTTCTTCATCCCGTCCCCGCCCATCTTCTCCCCCGATCCTCCATGCTCTGTTATTGATTAACGACTGTCTACTGTCACCAATTCCCCCAATTTCCAATTAAGCTGTTTAGAAATGATGAAATGGCAGGCTTTGGTTTCTACACTTCCCCTCAGATTGTTTCTACACTTTCAGTGCAGCTCGTTCTTCAGACCTGCAGGTTGGGTAATTCTGGTCATGCCCAGTCACTCAATCAATAAAGCCCCAGTTGAGTTCATCCATTGGTCCAAAAGATGGCAATATGGGGGGAAATTGTCTACAAAAATTAAGTGCTTCTTGCAGAATGGAGCAACTGAATCTCAAATCCACATATAATATTCATCTACTACTCTACAGACATTTTGCTTGCCGAAAGCACTTGTGAGGTCTCGCTGTTTTATAAATAAATAGAAAATCTAGACCGTAGGGATTTTTCCCTATGGTTACGTTGTAAGAAAAAAGCACTTAAGAGATCCCAAGTACCATTTCACATGTAAATTAAGAAAGTACTAAAATTATTCCCTAATACAGTGACTCATCGAGCTTACTTAGAATGGACCGCATAATTTGTAAAGAAAACCTCTATGTTTTATCTAATATAAGAAAATACAAACTTTAAAATCGAGAAGGAAACTAATTGTCAAGGTCTAGGCCCCAGGACAAAGAAGTAGGACATGCTTGTCATGCCTAGGATACTGTTCTTGTTTTCGCCGTGTTGTTTTACAGGCAACCTTGCAAATGTTACCAATGCTGCAATTTTAGCAAACCgatttttattttgtatttttagAAACAGTGACATGCATATGTATGCGCACACACAACTGTGCTGGACAAAAACAGCATTCTGATGAACTTGTTTTTAGACTGTGCTACCATTGGAAACGTAAAATTGTTGGACAGCACATTTGCAGTCAGCCATGGTGATTGTGCATTGATACATTTGCTTTAAATCGGAGCAGGGCAGTAAAGTTTTATCTTCGGTGTTCCCTGGGCAGGTGATAACATTTTCGGCGCGGACTCAACCGACGCGGCCAGCTCGATGGATGCGGCGATTGCTCCAGCCATTGCCATGAAACTCCCTTGGGCTGCTATCCTCGGTAACCATGACCAGGAGGGCACACTGTCGCGAGAAGGTGTGATGCGCCACCTTGTAGGAATGAAGAACACCCTTTCACGCTTCAATCCAGAAGGAGTAGAGATCGATGGCTATGGAAATTACAATCTGGAAGTTAGTGGGGTTGAAGGAACCCTGCTGGCTAACAAATCTGTGCTCAACCTTTATTTCCTTGACAGTGGTGACTACTCTACCGTATGGTGGATTCCCGGTTATGGTTGGATCAAGGATTCACAGCAAGCTTGGTTCCGGCAAACCTCTGCAAATCTCCAGGTGAACGATTTGTACCATGTTTGCTTGCGAATTTATTGTTGCTTTTCTCTTTGGGCCATCTTTTTCAATGTCGGAACAATGCTTTGGCGAAACACTCAACTGAGTTAAGCAAACTAACTGAAACTTGAAAGTAACCCATGCTTGCCACATATTCTGCAATCGCTGATTATGGTGAAATC encodes:
- the LOC127304287 gene encoding probable inactive purple acid phosphatase 29, coding for MAWSGVTCMLLSAPLAVASCRYARWREEKEAAHGIPAEYSPAQQRGCSDLNTTAFLYRVIRAEDPDLVVFTGDNIFGADSTDAASSMDAAIAPAIAMKLPWAAILGNHDQEGTLSREGVMRHLVGMKNTLSRFNPEGVEIDGYGNYNLEVSGVEGTLLANKSVLNLYFLDSGDYSTVWWIPGYGWIKDSQQAWFRQTSANLQKKYTSEQPTQKEPAPSLAYFHIPLPEFNSFTASSFTGVKQEGISSPWINSGFFTTMVEAGDVKAAFIGHDHVNDFCGKLTGIQLCYSGGFGYHAYGKAGWSRRARVVSVQLEKTESGEWQGVKSIKTWKRLDDQNLTTIDSEVLWNRGSNEPELIRELPIDREAKEES